From the Streptomyces syringium genome, one window contains:
- a CDS encoding AMP-binding protein has protein sequence MSTPSYAAGPTGSPLLDDTIGASLARTVERFGDREALVDVPGGRRWTYTEFGRAVEEVALGLLAKGVARGDRVGIWAINCPEWVLIQYATARIGAIMVNINPSYRVHELAYVLRQAEVSVLVSSVEHKTSDYRRMVEQVRSACPALRDVVYIADATWTGLIRLGQGVPRERLTERESRLGCDDPVNIQYTSGTTGFAKGATLSHRNILNNGYFVGETLGYTENDRVALPVPFYHCFGMVMGNLAATSHGACVVIPAPTFDPVATLHAVERERCTSLYGVPTMFIAELNLPDFATYDLSSLRTGIMAGSPCPAEVMKRVVSEMHMAEVAICYGMTETSPVSTQTRRDDDLGRRTGTVGRVLPHIEVKVVDPDTGATAARGEPGELCTRGYSVMLGYWNDPERTAEVVDEDRWMHTGDLAVMDEDGYVRIVGRIKDMIIRGGENVYPREIEEFLHSHPKIADVQVIGVPDEKYGEEIMACVILRDPADTLGRDELARFCRGRLAHFKIPRHLRILESFPMTVSGKVRKVELREQAAAEPVPDGAAKARA, from the coding sequence GTGAGCACACCCTCCTACGCGGCGGGCCCGACCGGGAGCCCGCTGCTCGACGACACCATCGGCGCCTCCCTGGCCCGTACGGTCGAACGCTTCGGCGACCGCGAGGCGCTCGTCGACGTCCCCGGCGGACGCCGCTGGACCTACACCGAGTTCGGGCGGGCCGTCGAGGAGGTGGCGCTCGGGCTGCTCGCCAAGGGCGTGGCGAGGGGTGACCGGGTCGGGATCTGGGCGATCAACTGCCCCGAGTGGGTGCTGATCCAGTACGCCACCGCCCGCATCGGCGCGATCATGGTCAACATCAACCCGTCCTACCGCGTGCACGAACTGGCCTATGTGCTGCGCCAGGCGGAGGTCAGCGTCCTCGTCTCCTCCGTCGAGCACAAAACCAGCGACTACCGGCGCATGGTCGAGCAGGTGCGGTCCGCCTGCCCGGCCCTGCGCGACGTCGTCTACATCGCCGACGCGACGTGGACCGGGCTGATCCGGCTGGGACAGGGCGTCCCGCGCGAGCGGCTCACCGAGCGCGAGTCACGGCTCGGCTGCGACGACCCGGTCAACATCCAGTACACCTCCGGCACCACGGGCTTCGCGAAGGGCGCCACCCTCTCCCACCGCAACATCCTCAACAACGGCTACTTCGTGGGGGAGACGCTCGGCTACACCGAGAACGACCGGGTCGCGCTGCCCGTGCCCTTCTACCACTGCTTCGGCATGGTGATGGGCAATCTCGCCGCCACCAGCCACGGGGCGTGCGTCGTCATCCCGGCCCCCACCTTCGACCCCGTCGCCACCCTGCACGCCGTCGAGCGCGAGCGCTGCACGTCGCTCTACGGCGTCCCCACCATGTTCATCGCCGAGCTGAACCTCCCCGACTTCGCCACCTACGACCTCTCCTCGCTGCGCACCGGCATCATGGCCGGCTCGCCGTGCCCCGCCGAGGTGATGAAGCGGGTCGTCTCCGAGATGCACATGGCCGAGGTCGCCATCTGCTACGGCATGACCGAGACCTCGCCGGTCTCCACCCAGACCCGGCGCGACGACGACCTCGGCCGCCGCACGGGGACGGTCGGCCGGGTGCTGCCGCACATCGAGGTGAAGGTCGTCGACCCGGACACCGGGGCCACCGCCGCCCGCGGTGAGCCGGGCGAACTGTGCACCCGCGGCTATTCGGTGATGCTCGGCTACTGGAACGATCCGGAGCGCACCGCCGAGGTCGTCGACGAGGACCGCTGGATGCACACCGGCGACCTCGCGGTGATGGACGAGGACGGCTACGTACGGATCGTCGGCCGCATCAAGGACATGATCATCAGGGGCGGGGAGAACGTCTATCCGCGCGAGATCGAGGAGTTCCTCCACTCCCACCCCAAGATCGCCGACGTTCAGGTCATCGGGGTGCCCGACGAGAAGTACGGCGAGGAGATCATGGCCTGCGTCATCCTGCGCGACCCCGCCGACACCCTGGGCCGCGACGAGCTGGCCCGCTTCTGCCGGGGGCGGCTCGCCCACTTCAAGATCCCGCGCCATCTGCGGATCCTCGAGTCGTTCCCCATGACGGTCAGCGGCAAGGTCCGCAAGGTGGAGCTGCGCGAGCAGGCCGCCGCGGAGCCGGTGCCGGACGGCGCGGCGAAGGCGCGGGCGTGA